A stretch of Gossypium hirsutum isolate 1008001.06 chromosome A06, Gossypium_hirsutum_v2.1, whole genome shotgun sequence DNA encodes these proteins:
- the LOC107961698 gene encoding cysteine-rich receptor-like protein kinase 25, translating to MDRVVSKASSGSSTKYATGEADFTAFQTIHALMQCTPDLSHKDCDSCLRQSVSYYESCCRGKQGGYVQKPNCWFRWDLYPFYTRNASTAASLSPPPSPASPPPLSVNSTSKKGDGGSHSSHTIAIIIVPIVILVAVLIILAVAVLLKRIKKTKRDDQNNKTHGESLQFGFNAVRVATDNFSDANLLGRGGFGSVYKGQLEDGRKVAIKRLSESSGQGEQEFKNEVMLLAKLQHRNLVRLLGLSFEQKERILIYEFLPNSSLDNFIFDPVKCLLLNWEKRYKIIEGIAKGLLYLHEDSQYRIIHRDLKPANILLDEEMNPKISDFGMAKLFTVDQTRADTSKVVGTYGYMAPEYAWHGQCSVKSDVYSFGVLVLEIISGKKINSFSNQEVGDSSNPCMEKLE from the exons ATGGACAGAGTGGTGAGCAAGGCTTCCAGCGGGTCTTCTACTAAGTATGCAACCGGGGAAGCAGATTTTACAGCATTCCAAACGATACATGCACTTATGCAGTGCACTCCAGATTTATCACACAAGGATTGTGATTCCTGCCTAAGGCAATCCGTGAGTTACTATGAAAGCTGTTGCCGTGGAAAGCAGGGAGGTTATGTTCAGAAGCCTAACTGTTGGTTCAGATGGGATTTGTATCCTTTCTATACACGCAATGCTTCTACTGCTGCATCCTTATCTCCTCCACCTTCTCCTGCTAGTCCTCCGCCACTGTCAGTGAACTCTACAAGCAAGAAAG GGGACGGAGGCAGCCATTCATCCCATACCATTGCCATTATAATTGTTCCCATAGTCATCTTGGTGGCAGTACTTATCATACTTGCAGTTGCTGTTCTCcttaaaaggataaaaaaaacaAAGCGGGATGATCAAA ATAACAAGACCCATGGGGAATCATTGCAGTTTGGCTTTAATGCTGTAAGAGTTGCAACAGACAACTTCTCAGACGCCAACTTGCTTGGACGAGGGGGATTTGGTTCTGTTTATAAG GGTCAGCTTGAAGACGGACGAAAAGTAGCTATCAAGAGGCTGTCTGAAAGTTCGGGACAAGGAGAACAAGAATTCAAGAATGAAGTTATGTTATTGGCAAAGCTTCAACACAGGAATTTGGTTAGGCTTCTTGGTTTAAGCTTTGAACAAAAGGAAAGGATTCTCATCTACGAGTTTCTGCCTAACTCAAGCCTTGATAACTTTATATTCG ATCCAGTAAAGTGTTTACTACTAAATTGGGAGAAGAGGTACAAAATTATAGAGGGAATAGCTAAGGGACTTCTTTATCTTCATGAAGATTCTCAGTACCGAATCATCCATCGCGACTTAAAACCAGCCAACATATTGTTAGATGAAGAGATGAATCCTAAAATCTCAGATTTTGGAATGGCGAAATTGTTTACTGTTGATCAAACTCGAGCTGACACAAGCAAAGTCGTCGGGACCTA TGGATACATGGCTCCTGAGTATGCATGGCATGGACAATGTTCAGTTAAATCCGATGTTTACAGCTTTGGAGTATTGGTTTTGGAAATCATTAGTGGTAAAAAAATCAATAGCTTCTCCAACCAAGAAGTGGGAGACTCTTCTAACCCAT GCATGGAGAAACTGGAGTGA
- the LOC107963018 gene encoding cysteine-rich receptor-like protein kinase 14 — MWIKLKALSSILSHLLIGIALVDANLRCYDTGNFTLNSTYGKNRDLILASLLPNVSANGGFSTASIGQNSNKICALGMCRGDSTPNGCYTCLNSSIQDLIASCPNRKKPFHGELILLVLHAMQIAPFLEPWSYNPLMQAIIRPTSLPI; from the coding sequence ATGTGGATTAAACTTAAAGCTCTTTCTTCAATTCTCTCCCATCTGCTTATCGGCATTGCTCTCGTTGATGCTAACCTACGATGCTATGACACTGGTAATTTCACCCTTAATAGTACATATGGCAAAAACAGAGACCTTATTCTCGCTTCTCTCCTACCTAATGTCTCTGCAAATGGTGGTTTCTCTACTGCCAGTATCGGCCAAAACTCCAACAAAATTTGCGCTCTTGGTATGTGCAGAGGAGACTCTACTCCAAACGGTTGTTATACATGTCTCAATTCCTCAATCCAGGATCTCATAGCTAGCTGTCCCAACCGAAAGAAGCCCTTTCATGGGGAGCTGATCCTCCTTGTCTTGCACGCTATGCAAATCGCCCCTTTTTTGGAACCCTGGAGCTACAACCCACTGATGCAGGCTATAATACGGCCGACATCACTTCCAATTTAA